The genomic stretch GCTTGTCGTTACAGGCCTGCTTCATCTTGCACATCAAGTCGTTGATCTGGTTCGTGAGCTGCCCGACAGTGTTACACATTTGCTCCATCATATGATTAGAAGGTTGAGCGTCCATGACTGGGTATACTCCGTAATCACATTGAAGATCTTGTCTGCTCGATGACGATGAGCAACCGGATTCATATGATTGTGATGGTGAACATTCATACGAAGCGACGCACTGCTGGCGAGTTACTGGCTTGCAGACCGGCCTTGGTGGGCAAGGGTTCTGGCAGGTCGGGCGAGGCGGGGGGCAGGGTTGTCTGGGAACCGGACCCGTACAAGCCAACCGAGGAATATTCGGTGGCGCGCAAGGTGGAGGCACGCAAGGAGGCTTGATGCCCGGCAAGTGAGGGACACTGAACTCTTTACAGTCAGTACCGCAATGATCCAGAGGACATTGCGGCGGCATGGGCGGATCAAATCTACTGTTCACCGGACATCTGTTATTCTCGCATTTAGGGGGCAGATTAGCTGGGCACATCTCGTTATTGCAACTGAATGGCTGGTCGGTCCTGAACTCTTTTTGCATATTTGTTCTGCAATCTGGGCAGGGgcatgttatttttatgatgcCAGCTTTTATGTCTTTGATTTTTCCTGGGGTGTAGTTCAGGCAAGTGTAATGCACCCAGCTTTGACATGCTCCTTGACATTGTAAGCCGTTTTTGGTGGACACTGGCCCCAAACAAATCTTACACGGACGTTTGACTTTGTTGCATTTTGACATGGTGATGAAACTGGTTTGTAACTTACATCAGGGTTATAGGTGGTTTTTCTATGATTTGCTTGCTGTCAGTTCTCCATCGTTATGTGGTAGATGTAATTTCTATTCTATGGATATTGTATGAGGGACCGacatgacaaatattttttctttgctgTTGACTGTTGGAATGTGTCACttgttatgtaatttttcaGATTTGACTTTTCCTAGAACATGTTTATGGGTTTTGAAAAAGAGGATTACATAGATCTAGCAACAAGGTCACATGGTGAAACgcttttgaaattgttttagaGATCGCGAATCTAAGCTTTCATTCAAAATACATAACGGtcaatttgttttgataaaagaaaGCAGGAAGAAGATATTAAAGAAAGCATGGAAAGATCTGAAATATTGTGACCTGAACTCTTGTATCAACGAcgtatgtttctttttttaaagcattttattatattcatcaCAATAGACTCACCTAGTAAAGTGGAAGCATGTGATACTACTCTGCCCACTCTTTCTGGTGGcagaataaataagtaaaataagtaagtaaaacattttaatatgtcGGAACTTTGGTTTTATTGGATCAAATGTTTCGGATTACAAgctgttttaaaatgttagatGTCTCCTTGCATTGTGAATTGATGCGACAATGGTCTTATTACCTAATAGACACTAAGACACATGTTCATTAAAACTTGAAGCAGcattttttctcataaaatagaGCAAGGGCCGTCACATCCCTGCGTCTTATTCCTTCTCTTAATCTTTTCCTGTTGGCACCTCTTCTTTGGAGCTTTCATAGCTTTGGACTTCATTTGCGATTTACAACGACGCTTCTGTCTTTGACTCGGACATGTATTGCAAGGCATCGGAGGTGGGTGGTTGGAGCAGCCGGTCCCACACTGGCCAAGCCGTTGAGTAGGCGGCGAAGCCATATTCAGCGGGCAGCTCATATTCACACATTTCGGCGGTTGGTTAGCCGGGCAGCAGTTATCAAAGCACGAGAAATCAGTTTGTACTCTGTATTCTTTAGGGCAGCCAGCATTGCAGTCCAAACAAGGACAGCTGACGACTATAGCACCGGTTTTTATATCATGGACCTTGCCTGGAGTGAAGTGAAGACAGCGGTAGTGGTACCATTCTCCGCAAACCCCCTGACATCGTAGGCCGTTGCAATCGTTCACGTCTATAGTGCATATCTTACACAGTCGATCTGGTCTGCAGCAACCTGACATGACTATTTCAAGTATTTAAGACCTTTGTCACAACAATGATGGATTGTTCAGTTTTGTTCTATTGCTACATAGTTTCGTGGATTTTGTGTTGTTGGctattgattttgttattttgtagcGTTGAACTACATTTTTCTTGTTTGATGTTTAGTTCTGACAGATGAACAGTCGGAATATACCAAAGATTATAGACAATTGTAGAAGTACAACGTCTACGTCAGAACAATTCTTAAAAAGTATCCTTGCTTGTTCTCTATGAATCGTGTTTTTCAAAGTACAGATGAGGACTTGCTTCTTCTTTTTTAGTTCGTCTATCTAGAAAGAAGAGGAAGTTATGGAAATAGCTTTGCTTGGATTTCTGGATCCGTGACTTTCAATGTAGTTAGAAACGAAGGTTGGTTGATCTATAAGATTCTGTAAAGGTTTTTTGGGTTTATTTGTGAGTTGTCGAGTATATTGTTCTTATGTTATTTAGCCTACTTGTGTCTGTTACTGCAGAGTAAAGGCCTCTCCCTTGCATTTCCCGTCTCTTCGGTCGCTTATTGCGTCTGATCATCCATCTACGAAGGCATCCAAGTCATTTTTATTGATTCAAAAGTTATATCCACTCGAAGGACATTTAACCGTGCAAAACGCCGGTAAGTACtgtaattttcatttgttttcaatatttttttaggcttatataataatatttggagCAATTTGAGATAGGAGGCAAAGTAATGTCTTATGTCTCTGACATTGGCTAGTGCATTAACTCCGAATTAAAGAATTCTATTTTTATGATGGCACAGTCTTcttcttacttcttcttcttatcgcttggttagcggtcaacctagtgccaaagttgttcaagccgcccgaaggccttagacgtggcctaacgactgttatcatgaTTGACAACAagcgggaccgactttttacgtgccctccgaagcacggaggcgcccagCTCAtataccactttgcggtcacccatctacagaatgaccATGGGCGgcatcgtttaccgaccggtgaggctatgggcgcctcatggCACAGTCTCAAGTGTAGTGTAAAACAGAGAATACAATCCAATTTAGAATGTAAAATTTTGGAAGTATTTTAGTAGTTAAATAGTGATTACGACGTATTAGGATATGTCTGGACACCATTTTCTATATCTTCatacatcaataaaaaaaacttgccCAAAATGATGCATGTTACCAACGTCACCAATTTACTGTTGccagataataattattattcaatgaagtaacaaatatttctattgccaaactaataaatttaaagaaatatttccaATCGTTTGGTTTTTGGGATTCATAGGACGCGAGGCAAAATCAGGGCGATTGACCGGTACTATATCTTTTCCCCTTTTGTCTCGAGCTATCCATGGATAAGAAGTTGATGAGCACGTAATTTTCAAACTTCTatttaatacataggtacatacgaacttacataaaatcacgccttcttcccataggtaTTCCCATATTAGGtaccatccttacaaacttccttggCTGCAGTCACGTCTAAGGTTAGGAGTACTACACACGGTACCCTGACCATTTCGAAAGGTATCATCATcactttatctttaaataaaaaaatacatagtttttttattattttattgataattgttaaatataacTTATCCAGTAAATGGCTAGTGTTTAGTAAAAAGGTACTTCTCTGACTCATTTCTTCTCAACCGATTCCATATTACAATCCTTATAATCTTCGTCTATTCCACAATTTCTATTCAGTCTATGTTTCGATGCACCTTCCATCTTAGATCCCACCAAGGCGGTTCAATCTAACCGGGCAGAATCTATACCACAGTCAATGTCATAAAATATCAACATATTTTTACGCATTTTTGTTTCccctaaaatcaataaaacactGATTAAGCTTAGAATAAAAACtagtttggttttaaaatatatttcttcaaaatttaaaGCATCTTTTGGtttgagtattttttacatttgaagATTTATATCAAGCTACCATTTTGCCCATGAGGTCTTTGATTTGCGTGGTGAGCTTGCCCATGGTACAGCACATGTCTTGCAGAGCTGCCATCATAGATGCTTTCTTCTTTGTGTTCAAGTTGCCATCAGATGTTGACACCCGTACATTCCGATGAGAACCTGCAAACAAATGATTTCAGGGACCGTAAAATAAGATGTTAAATGCAGGTTCTATCGTGATAAATATAGTAGCTATACGGTGTAACGTGTAGGTATATATTACGGCTGCTCAAGGTCTCGTAATTACAATGATCTCAGTCATTTACTTCTTTGGATggaaattttaatttctaaagtaatgTTGCTGTTCTCACTTATCCACAAATTTCACTTTCTAAAACGGCAAAAAATTATGTTCAGGAAAAAACTTACCAGATGAACCAGATGAGAGGAGAGACATAGAGGGTGATCCACTTGTTTTACATATGGGATGGCATTTTGGTGGGGAGGGCGGGCTCGGTATGCAGACCGGTTTAGGGGGTGGTGGACAAGGAGGAGGGGGTGGTGGGCAAGGAGGCAGTGGTGGCGGGAGGCAGGGGGGCGGGGAAGGAGGGCAAGGCGGTGGTGGAGTCCGCGGCTTCAAACAATCCGGGTTTGGCAAACATACTGGCAGCGGTGGCGGGCACGGCGGAGGCGAAGGTTCCCGCGGCGGTGATGGGCACTGGGGACACTTTTTCGGTGCGTTAGTAGGACAATCTTTTGCAGTGCATTTCGGGCGCTGGTTCGCCGGACATTTGTGGTTCGAGCATGTATACGGCGGGTTCACAAGAAATTCCTTCGGTGCATTCGTCACACAGTCAGGACACGGGCACGTTACTTTTATTATACCCGCTTTTATATCGGCTATCTTGCCAGGAGTGTAGTTCAGGCATTTGTAGTGTGCCCATTTTTTACAAGCTCCCTGGCATTGCAATCCTGTCTTCCGAGTGACAGCTTGAAGACAATATTTACACGGATGTTTCACTTTTCCACATGGCTGTTGTTGTTTCGAATTCTTTGGAGCACTCATACTGAACTATGTAGTGATATGATTGCTAGTCGATGTCATGATGATGATATATTCGGGATGTAATTGGATGTGATGgagtcaaattaaaattattacatgttGTTGTTTTTCCAAGTGTATATTTTATGACAGAGTATTACCTGCCAAAGAGTATACAATCGCTCCTTTACATtacctaggtacctactgaGATACTGATTTCTGTTTTCTGCTCAGTGAGATATCAtctatttaatttctatttaccTCGAAATTACTGTTAAGCTGCCCTACGTACAACAATCATAATGTGCGCAAAATTgttttccttaataaattaaGGATAGTGGAAAGCAAGGTCTTTGAATTGTTTATAGTCTGTGCTGTCATCTGTCAAGATTGACACTGACAGATAAAGTTTGAGGTTACACAATTTTGTAGGTTATACTGtactttttcacaaaaatattgtaaaaataaagccA from Anticarsia gemmatalis isolate Benzon Research Colony breed Stoneville strain chromosome 24, ilAntGemm2 primary, whole genome shotgun sequence encodes the following:
- the LOC142983389 gene encoding uncharacterized protein LOC142983389, producing the protein MSAPKNSKQQQPCGKVKHPCKYCLQAVTRKTGLQCQGACKKWAHYKCLNYTPGKIADIKAGIIKVTCPCPDCVTNAPKEFLVNPPYTCSNHKCPANQRPKCTAKDCPTNAPKKCPQCPSPPREPSPPPCPPPLPVCLPNPDCLKPRTPPPPCPPSPPPCLPPPLPPCPPPPPPCPPPPKPVCIPSPPSPPKCHPICKTSGSPSMSLLSSGSSGSHRNVRVSTSDGNLNTKKKASMMAALQDMCCTMGKLTTQIKDLMGKMCKLQTSFITMSKCNKVKRPCKICLGPVSTKNGLQCQGACQSWVHYTCLNYTPGKIKDIKAGIIKITCPCPDCRTNMQKEFRTDQPFSCNNEMCPANLPPKCENNRCPVNSRFDPPMPPQCPLDHCGTDCKEFSVPHLPGIKPPCVPPPCAPPNIPRLACTGPVPRQPCPPPRPTCQNPCPPRPVCKPVTRQQCVASYECSPSQSYESGCSSSSSRQDLQCDYGVYPVMDAQPSNHMMEQMCNTVGQLTNQINDLMCKMKQACNDKPGSCDQPGPKSRRR